In one Amaranthus tricolor cultivar Red isolate AtriRed21 chromosome 8, ASM2621246v1, whole genome shotgun sequence genomic region, the following are encoded:
- the LOC130820821 gene encoding transcription factor BHLH089, whose protein sequence is MDPQSSLMNETTSFNLSEIWPIQMNAGAGGAALDLRRSPFGPNSGWFVEPGSNLDVSGNDGVAARKRRENVEDGDSGKGGACNGMSDSDGKRLKSTGSGDDSQNPKSSGIENSGKGTEQKSKQATEPPKDYIHVRARRGQATDSHSLAERARREKISERMRILQDLVPGCNKVIGKALVLDEIINYIQSLQRQVEFLSMKLEAVNTRIPPGIEGFPSKDAFDSSGMGYGSQPPRDQYVRGSSPDWLHMQIGGGFDRQT, encoded by the exons ATGGATCCACAATCTTCGCTGATGAATGAAACGACGTCGTTTAATCTATCTGAGATCTGGCCGATTCAAATGAATGCCGGAGCCGGTGGAGCTGCTTTGGACCTCCGTCGTAGCCCGTTTGGGCCGAATTCGGGTTGGTTTGTTGAACCGGGCTCCAATCTGGATGTTTCCGGAAATGATGGCGTTGCTGCCAGGAAGAGGAGAGAAAATGTTGAAGATGGTGATTCCGGCAAGGGTGGTGCGTGCAATGGCATG AGTGATTCCGATGGTAAAAGGCTTAAATCAACAGGATCAGGGGATGACAGTCAGAATCCTAAATCTAGTGGTATAGAGAATTCCGGAAAAGGAACAGAACAAAAGAGTAAGCAGGCAACTGAGCCACCGAAGGATTATATTCATGTACGAGCAAGGCGAGGTCAAGCAACTGATAGCCACAGTCTTGCTGAAAGG GCAAGAAGAGAAAAGATCAGTGAGAGGATGAGAATTCTCCAAGACCTCGTCCCTGGGTGTAATAAG GTCATTGGCAAGGCGCTGGTTCTTGACGAGATCATAAATTATATCCAATCATTACAACGTCAAGTTGAG TTTCTCTCGATGAAATTAGAAGCAGTCAACACTAGAATCCCTCCGGGTATTGAAGGATTTCCCTCAAAAGAT GCATTTGATTCTTCGGGAATGGGATATGGTTCACAACCTCCAAGAGATCAGTATGTTCGAGGTTCATCACCTGATTGGTTGCACATGCAGATTGGTGGTGGATTTGATAGACAAACGTGA